A portion of the Krasilnikovia cinnamomea genome contains these proteins:
- a CDS encoding DUF6023 family protein, producing MTGDRARGVQLYALAVALLVAGAVWWVRAAPHADADPRVAGWQDVVTRLVPDATPQVQADTLVLPPGRTARREAAVAGGTFTLTMVCAGQGQVRVRLSTSGNDTGRAVPCADRPDPVTLSVALAHEFFMLMTAETDSSAVFRWRLTQAVA from the coding sequence ATGACCGGCGACCGGGCCCGTGGCGTGCAGCTGTACGCCCTCGCCGTGGCGCTGCTCGTCGCCGGTGCCGTGTGGTGGGTCCGCGCGGCCCCCCACGCCGACGCCGATCCCCGGGTGGCGGGCTGGCAGGACGTCGTGACGCGCCTGGTGCCGGACGCGACGCCGCAGGTCCAGGCGGACACCCTGGTGCTGCCCCCGGGCAGGACCGCGCGGCGGGAGGCGGCCGTGGCGGGCGGCACGTTCACGCTGACGATGGTGTGTGCCGGGCAGGGGCAGGTCCGGGTGCGGCTCAGCACCTCCGGCAACGACACCGGTCGCGCGGTGCCGTGTGCGGACCGGCCCGACCCGGTGACGCTCAGCGTGGCCCTGGCGCACGAGTTCTTCATGTTGATGACGGCGGAGACGGACAGTTCGGCGGTGTTCCGCTGGCGCCTGACCCAGGCGGTCGCCTGA
- a CDS encoding type III polyketide synthase → MNRSATIAGLGTALPPSAVQDELWEGYFAERYHGGRRGLAQRIFANSGVRTRQAAVSPLLEDVSDWSTERRMRRYQVEAVPLGKEAVGRALTDAGVGAEELGLFAVCSCTGYATPGLDILLARDTGMSPHVQRLFVGHMGCYAALPGLGSVADFVVARGRPALLLCAELTSLHLQPAETRADMQQIVSHALFSDAAAAVVLTPGDGRSGYAVTEVAAVTDATTADHMTWDVTDLGFRMGLSARVPQVLSLHVRGLVDDVLARRGLTVGDVPGWAVHPGGPKILDVVQDRLELSDADLAASRDVLATYGNCSSPTVLLVLDALRRRAEPPPRVLMLAFGPGLTLYVALLERHKVT, encoded by the coding sequence GTGAACCGGAGCGCAACGATCGCCGGACTCGGCACGGCGCTGCCGCCGTCCGCCGTGCAGGACGAGCTGTGGGAGGGCTACTTCGCCGAGCGCTACCACGGCGGCCGCCGTGGGCTGGCCCAGCGGATCTTCGCCAACTCCGGGGTGCGTACCCGGCAGGCCGCGGTGAGCCCGCTGCTGGAGGACGTGTCCGACTGGTCCACGGAGCGGCGGATGCGCCGCTATCAGGTCGAGGCCGTGCCGTTGGGCAAGGAGGCGGTCGGCCGGGCGCTGACCGACGCCGGGGTGGGCGCCGAGGAGCTGGGCCTGTTCGCGGTCTGCTCGTGCACCGGCTACGCCACCCCCGGCCTGGACATCCTGCTGGCCCGGGACACGGGCATGTCGCCGCACGTCCAGCGCCTGTTCGTGGGCCACATGGGTTGTTACGCGGCGCTGCCGGGCCTGGGCTCGGTGGCCGACTTCGTGGTGGCCCGTGGCCGCCCCGCGCTGCTGCTCTGCGCCGAGCTGACCAGCCTGCACCTGCAGCCCGCGGAGACCCGGGCGGACATGCAGCAGATCGTCTCGCACGCGCTGTTCTCGGACGCGGCGGCCGCCGTCGTGCTCACCCCGGGTGACGGCCGGTCCGGGTACGCGGTGACCGAGGTGGCCGCCGTGACGGACGCGACCACCGCCGACCACATGACCTGGGACGTCACGGACCTGGGCTTTCGCATGGGCCTGTCCGCCCGGGTGCCGCAGGTGCTGTCGTTGCACGTCCGGGGCCTGGTCGACGACGTGCTGGCCCGGCGCGGCCTCACGGTCGGCGACGTGCCCGGCTGGGCGGTGCACCCGGGTGGCCCCAAGATCCTCGACGTGGTGCAGGACCGGCTGGAGCTCTCCGACGCCGACCTCGCCGCGTCGCGCGACGTGCTGGCCACGTACGGGAACTGCTCCTCACCGACCGTGCTGCTGGTGCTGGACGCGCTGCGCCGCCGGGCCGAACCCCCGCCGCGCGTGCTGATGCTGGCCTTCGGCCCCGGACTGACCCTGTACGTGGCGCTGCTCGAACGACATAAGGTCACCTGA
- a CDS encoding acyl-CoA dehydrogenase family protein encodes MIDEARRLAPRFAARAARHDRDGSFPADDFADLRRAGLFGLMVPARLGGAGAGFADYAAVAYELARGNGATALIFNMHASVTGALAGVTDDLADALGLPPEALRARDDHLAAAALGSWYAVAMSERGAGSRLSQLSTTYTRAGGGFRITGAKTFCSGAGHADAYLIAARSAADPAQVSQFLVPAGDGLRVEPTWDALGMRATGSHDLHVDVTVPEGALLGGVEGLALVVAQLAPHWMVASYAAVYVGVARAAVDAAVTHVTERKLGHLPAVRARIGRADAAVAAAHLAVMEAARRVDEAPGDAETNRWVWRAKLIAGTTAADVAASMLEAAGTSAMRRGHPLERLYRDARAGSLQPATSDVCADWLGVDAIGGDPDTDGSAPRW; translated from the coding sequence ATGATCGACGAGGCGCGACGGCTGGCGCCCCGGTTCGCCGCCCGGGCAGCGCGGCATGACCGGGACGGCTCGTTCCCGGCGGACGACTTCGCCGACCTGCGGCGCGCGGGCCTGTTCGGCCTGATGGTCCCGGCCCGGCTCGGCGGCGCCGGGGCGGGCTTCGCGGACTACGCGGCGGTCGCGTACGAGCTGGCCCGGGGCAACGGCGCCACCGCGTTGATCTTCAACATGCACGCCTCGGTGACCGGCGCCCTCGCCGGGGTCACCGACGACCTCGCCGACGCGCTGGGCCTGCCACCGGAAGCGCTGCGGGCCCGCGACGACCACCTCGCCGCCGCCGCCCTGGGCAGCTGGTACGCGGTCGCGATGAGCGAACGCGGCGCCGGCTCCCGGCTCTCCCAACTGAGCACCACCTACACCCGGGCCGGCGGCGGCTTCCGCATCACCGGCGCCAAGACGTTCTGTTCCGGCGCGGGCCACGCCGACGCGTACCTGATCGCGGCCCGCAGCGCGGCCGACCCGGCGCAGGTGTCGCAGTTCCTGGTGCCCGCGGGCGACGGGCTGCGGGTCGAGCCGACCTGGGACGCGCTGGGGATGCGCGCGACCGGTTCCCACGACCTGCACGTCGACGTGACCGTGCCGGAAGGGGCGCTGCTCGGCGGGGTGGAGGGGCTGGCCCTGGTGGTGGCGCAGCTCGCCCCGCACTGGATGGTGGCCAGCTACGCGGCGGTGTACGTGGGGGTGGCCCGGGCGGCCGTGGACGCCGCGGTGACCCACGTGACGGAGCGCAAGCTCGGGCACCTGCCGGCCGTACGGGCCCGGATCGGCCGGGCGGACGCGGCCGTGGCCGCCGCCCACCTGGCCGTCATGGAGGCGGCCCGCCGGGTCGACGAGGCGCCGGGCGACGCCGAGACCAACCGGTGGGTGTGGCGGGCGAAGCTCATCGCGGGGACGACGGCGGCCGACGTGGCGGCGTCGATGCTCGAGGCGGCGGGCACCTCGGCGATGCGCCGCGGACATCCCCTGGAGCGCCTGTACCGGGACGCCCGCGCGGGCTCGCTGCAGCCCGCGACGTCGGATGTGTGCGCGGACTGGCTCGGCGTCGACGCGATCGGGGGTGATCCGGACACCGACGGCAGTGCGCCGCGCTGGTGA